A region from the Candidatus Woesearchaeota archaeon genome encodes:
- a CDS encoding METTL5 family protein: MKFQLSKSGIAIALSRLRVFEKPKLMEEQYPTDSEIAAEILWFSHMSGEISGRTVADLGCGTGILGIGALLLGAQKVFFVDSDMSALELTRKNIQFLEHETGLSLSDKAEIVNNDISEFNDKVNLVIENPPFGTKLAHADKLFLEKAFKIAPVIYSIHKAESKNFIESIAKESSFKITHYFEFDMPIRAT; the protein is encoded by the coding sequence ATGAAATTCCAGCTTTCGAAGTCAGGAATAGCAATAGCGCTTTCAAGGCTGAGGGTTTTTGAGAAGCCGAAGCTCATGGAAGAGCAGTACCCTACTGATTCTGAGATTGCTGCAGAGATTCTCTGGTTCTCGCACATGAGCGGGGAAATCTCAGGGAGGACTGTTGCAGACCTGGGGTGCGGGACAGGAATCCTCGGGATAGGTGCGCTTCTCCTTGGCGCGCAGAAGGTTTTTTTTGTGGATTCTGACATGAGCGCCCTTGAGCTTACAAGAAAAAACATTCAGTTCCTTGAGCACGAAACAGGGCTTTCCCTTTCAGACAAGGCAGAAATTGTAAATAATGACATTAGTGAATTCAATGATAAGGTAAATCTTGTGATAGAAAACCCGCCGTTTGGGACAAAGCTTGCACACGCAGACAAGCTCTTCCTGGAAAAGGCATTCAAAATAGCACCGGTAATATATTCAATCCACAAGGCAGAGTCAAAGAATTTTATTGAATCCATTGCAAAGGAGAGCAGTTTTAAGATTACCCACTATTTTGAATTTGACATGCCTATAAGAGCAACCCA